The Alosa sapidissima isolate fAloSap1 chromosome 12, fAloSap1.pri, whole genome shotgun sequence nucleotide sequence CCAGCCAGCGCTCTGCTGACTGCTGGAGTAAAGGCGCTGACAGCATTGTAAAGACAAGCTGTCGGAGCAGCAACCTTGAGGGTCGGCTGGACCACTGGGATGGACCATTGATAAAAGGATTAATACCTGAGCGGGTGATGAGAGTGATAGGatcagtgacacacacatgcacacacacacacacatgcatacaggtaCTCACACAGGTACTCATATATATTCAGTCTTCAtctccacagcacacacacacatctctccctctccctccctttctctctctttctctcacacacacatacacatgcactaatacATTCAGCTCAGACTACACTTCCATGCATTGGCGTTTGATTAGGTGCtcaatgtatttgtgtgtgtgtgtgtatatgtgtgtgtgtcaccagtAGGTGGATGTGGCTGAGGCACAGCCGTGCGGAGGAGGACACAAGCATGGTGTTTGACTACTGTGTGGATTTGCATAAAAGTTTACCCTGTGAAATGTTTGCCAACTTCCTCCTGAAACTGTTTGACATTGGTTTAGTGAAACTCTGTTAATCTTTACTGTGGAGGAAGTGAAAGGCTCCATTGTACATCTAGCTTGTCATCCATTGTACATCTTGCTGTCACATTTCTGATTACCAATGCCTGATTTAGACCTCTGTGTCAGTTTGCCTAATTATTGACTGTAGACTAAAGCATTAAAGCAGAGAGTTGCTAATAAGGAGACACcgcactcaaagaatcctccatggaaatgtatggggttaagTTCGTAAAGCCAAGTAACCAACCGCATTTGTCATTTTTAGCCTTAGTTTAGCAATTTGGGCAAAGATAGTTATCGTTCAATTCAgatgctctaagcgatgttacgcggtttctaagcaaaacattttttgtcacatacagcaaacatcacctcaccatccgctagctgcctgtgccctgaatacactgtacaaAAAcgtggtctctgtggacagcccagactccaaaaacggcaacaaaaacaacctggtccagcctggaccatacaAACAtgacaaactgttccagccaatcaccgactcgtttaggagagtttcatttgcactggagggagggggagggagttgtgaaatagctctgttttgtttgaacgtcaacagaagtgatgttacccaacatcgctaaGAGCACCTTTGAACACAGATTTGCCTGATGTTCTTTTTATGTCAATATTACCTCCCTTACATATACTTCCCCATTTATTTGAATAGGAAAATAGCCCGAAGTAACTGCCCGAAACGCACTAGCAAGATGGCTGCCAAGTGGGGGGACTTGCTTATAAGGACTTTGATCCTAGTGCATTGAAtagtgcattgtgggtagccGTAGCATCTGAGAGACCCTCTGCATAGGTCTCTGATCTGAGGATGTGCAgagatgtgtgttgtttttagTTACATGACCATGACTGTGCTGTTTTTGGTTAGAAAACAGAAGCTGTTTACTGTGCACTGTCCCAGACTGTTTGAATGACATTGTgtatctctcttttcttctctttactTTGCAATGTTTGACTTGTCAGAGCTGACAGTTTTGTTCATGATCATTCCCTTATTTGCACTCACCGCTCAGATTATTTTATAGTCCATAGTTCACATCAGTTCACATCTTTACGTACACTAACCAGCCTGTATTTAACATTCACTTAGTATCCCTAAAGGCACTCTTTAAGTGAGAACTCTTAAGTTCCTCATAGAAAAACCTCAAATGGTCCCTGAAACTGATAGGTTCCTTTGCACTTTCTTAGTAGAGCTTTTAGCTTTTTACAGGACCCATGGCAACTTTTAATGTATGAAGCAGTATTTTGTGAATTTTGTGAAGTGACTGCTCATTTTGACTCTACAGGTTCGATATTCCAGTGGAGCCAGCTGTGCCTTCACCCCTACCCTTAGTATCCTCCCGGCCTGGTCTCAGAGCGAGCTTCCCCCCAGTGACGGTGGCTGTCTGGGGGGCACCATGTCGGAGCTGGAGGACTTTCCCCCGCCTCGGGGCATCCAGCCAGCCGCCGCCACCCCTGCTGCCGACCCGGCCCGCATCCAGCAGAACCTCCTGGAGGAGCAGGTGGAGCTGTGGTGGTTCCGGGAGCCGCGCAAGTCGCTGCTGTGCTACTGCGTGGCGGTGCTGCTGATCCTGGGCTGTGGCTTGGGCGGCGTGGGCCTGctgtccaccaccaccagcgtgTCCAGCGAGTGGCGCCTGGGCGTGGGCACGGCGCTCTGCCTGCTGGCGCTCGCCGTGCTCCTCAAGCAGCTGCTCAGCTCGGCCGTGCAGGACATGAACTGTGTGCGCAGCCGTCGGCGCATCAACGTGCTCAAGAGCGGCGGCCTGGCCGAcctgctggtggtgctgctgacCGGCGTGGCGCTGCTGGTGTGCGGCGCCGTGCTCCTGGACCTGGCGCTGGCCATGCACATGCCCAAGCCGGGCCGGGCGCTCAACGACATGTTCATCTCGGGCGTGGTGCTGCTGGCTGGGGGCGGTGCCGCCACATTGGCGGTGGTCGTGTATGCGTTGGTGATCTTCCTCGTCGAGCAGACGGGCCCCGGGCAGAGGCTGAGGGAGCGGGCGGTCGGGGTTTTCACCATATCGGGACGGATGCGGGAGGCCAGGAGAGAGACGACCTCCAGCTTAGCCCAGCTTATCTGAACGTGGTCAGCAGCTCAAGCTGGTGCAGACAGCGTAAGGGTGTTACCCTCAACACGCAGTGGGTTTGGCGCCTCCACTGGAGCCTGCAGTGAGCTCCTCACGGTCATTAATGGAACAAGTGAGGACCTGATCCATCTCCCCTCACTGGCACTGTAGCGATGTTTTATGATAAACTGGACGCGACGCGCCAGGAGGGAAAATAAGGAGCTCGGGGGAGATTTATCACCATCCTTATTTATGCACCGCGAAATCATCAAGGTAGAATCAGGCCAAACGACCAATTTCCAAGAATGATTAGCCGTGCGATTGCCTTGGACGGTCCACGCAAATGGATCTGTCGGGATGAGTGGCTCCATAAGAGTCCATAGGAAAATTGATCCGGATGAAATGGACCTTGGACCTGTAATAGGGCATGGCGCGCTTTTAATTCTCGCCTCGgtccttttttttcccctccaccTTGGACTCGCAATTAATTTTGACACGTCTGTCCTTCACACTTCTATTTCAGTGGCTCGGGGAGAGCATGCCAACAGGAGACGTCCATCTGGAGGTGTCGCGGCTGCGTTGCGGGAGACGGCGGCGCGGGAGGCCAGATAGGACTGGATGACACTCTCACACGATCACACGGATTTGCATGGCTGTGAATTCATACCTCTTTGCCTCGCTCTGATTTTCTTTCTTTGCACAaaagaacaaatgaaaaaaaaaaaccacatcATCATCACCAAAAACTGAGAAACTGTCGAGCTTCTCTGATCCAGCTGCATATTCCAACTgtgccacgtgtgtgtgtgtgtgtgtcatcaggcTATGGCATCAAAATAAGCAGTGCTTTTAGTATTAATGCTCTCCAGTAGAGGTGATCTTTTTGACCTTTTTGAAGAATTCTTGTCTGCCTCTTGCACTTTTGCTGTCAGACTGTTCACATGCACAGTCCTAAATAAAGAATGTAAAGACAGAATCATATGCATTTTGAgtgtctcagagagagagagagagagagagaggccagtgCTTTTGCAGTTGGGCATTATTCTACACGACAGCTGTACAGTTCTAAGCCATGTGCGGGTGTGTTTGTGCTAGCTCCTCTTCTGTCTGCCTGACAGTGCCTTCATTCTTTCTGATC carries:
- the LOC121677592 gene encoding transmembrane protein 125: MSELEDFPPPRGIQPAAATPAADPARIQQNLLEEQVELWWFREPRKSLLCYCVAVLLILGCGLGGVGLLSTTTSVSSEWRLGVGTALCLLALAVLLKQLLSSAVQDMNCVRSRRRINVLKSGGLADLLVVLLTGVALLVCGAVLLDLALAMHMPKPGRALNDMFISGVVLLAGGGAATLAVVVYALVIFLVEQTGPGQRLRERAVGVFTISGRMREARRETTSSLAQLI